From Nicotiana tabacum cultivar K326 chromosome 15, ASM71507v2, whole genome shotgun sequence, the proteins below share one genomic window:
- the LOC107809310 gene encoding very-long-chain aldehyde decarbonylase CER1-like isoform X2, translating to MASKPGILTEWPWTWLGNFKYVVLAPYVTHSLNSFFMSEDESKRDMTYLIIFPFLFFRMLHNQIWISVSRYRTAKGDNRIVDKSIEFDQVDRERNWDDQIILNGLLFYYGYTKLEQSHHMPIWRTDGIIMTALLQTGPVEFLYYWLHRALHHHFLYSRYHSHHHSSIVTEPITSVIHPFAEHIAYFLLFAIPLLTTVLTGTASIVSFGGYITYIDFMNNMGHCNFEIIPKWMFSSFPPLKYLMYTPSLGFASFASEPYTSKWYFWLMWPVTLWSMMITWIYGHTFTVERNVFKSLNLQTWAIPKYRIQYFMQWQRETINNFIEEAIMEADRKGIKVLSLGLLNQEEQLNNNGELYIRRHPQLKVKVVDGSSLAVAVVLNSIPKGTTQVVLGGHLSKVANAIALALCQGGVKVVTLREEEYKKLKSSLTPEVAINLVPSKTYASKIWLVGDGLSEDEQLKAPKGTLFIPFSQFPPRKARKDCLYFHTPAMITPKHFENVDSCENWLPRRVMSAWRVAGILHALKGWNEHECGNMIFDIEKVWKASLDHGFSPLTMASASESKA from the exons ATGGCTTCTAAACCAGGCATTCTAACAGAATGGCCATGGACATGGCTTGGGAACTTCAAG TACGTGGTTTTGGCACCATATGTGACTCACAGCTTAAACTCATTCTTCATGAGCGAAGATGAAAGCAAGAGGGATATGACATACTTAATTATATTCCCATTTCTATTCTTCCGAATGCTTCACAATCAGATATGGATATCCGTATCTCGCTACAGAACTGCCAAGGGTGATAACCGAATTGTTGACAAGAGCATTGAATTTGATCAAGTTGACAGAGAAAGAAACTG GGATGATCAGATCATACTTAACGGACTGCTGTTCTACTATGGATACACGAAGCTGGAGCAGTCTCATCACATGCCTATTTGGAGGACAGATGGGATCATTATGACAGCTTTGCTCCAAACTGGTCCTGTTGAATTTCTCTACTATTGGCTTCACAGAGCTTTACACCACCATTTCCTTTACTCTCGCTATCATTCTCATCACCATTCCTCCATTGTCACTGAACCCATTACTT CTGTGATTCATCCATTTGCAGAGCATATAGCATACTTCTTGCTATTTGCCATCCCACTTCTCACAACTGTGCTAACTGGGACTGCTTCAATAGTTTCATTTGGTGGATATATTacttatattgattttatgaataACATGGGGCATTGCAACTTTGAGATCATTCCAAAGTGGATGTTCTCCAGCTTTCCCCCTCTCAAATACTTGATGTATACACCCTC GCTAGGATTTGCTTCTTTTGCCTCGGAACCTTACACCTCTAAGTGGTATTTTTGGTTAATGTGGCCTGTTACATTGTGGTCTATGATGATTACTTGGATTTATGGTCACACATTTACTGTTGAGAGAAATGTGTTCAAGAGTCTGAATTTGCAAACTTGGGCGATCCCAAAATATCGCATACAA TATTTTATGCAATGGCAAAGAGAGACGATTAACAACTTTATTGAGGAAGCTATCATGGAAGCAGATCGAAAAGGCATAAAAGTATTGAGCCTTGGACTCTTAAATCAG GAGGAGCAACTGAATAATAATGGTGAGCTTTACATAAGAAGGCATCCTCAGCTCAAAGTGAAGGTGGTTGATGGAAGTAGCCTAGCTGTTGCTGTGGTCCTAAACTCTATTCCTAAAGGAACCACACAAGTGGTCCTTGGAGGCCATTTGTCGAAAGTTGCAAATGCGATTGCCCTTGCCTTATGCCAAGGAGGAGTAAAG GTTGTGACATTGCGAGAAGAAGAGTACAAGAAGCTCAAATCAAGTCTTACCCCTGAAGTCGCAATTAATTTGGTTCCCTCAAAAACATATGCTTCAAAG ATATGGCTAGTAGGGGATGGATTGAGTGAAGATGAACAATTGAAAGCACCAAAAGGAACATTATTCATTCCCTTTTCACAATTCCCACCAAGGAAAGCTCGCAAGGATTGCCTCTACTTTCACACACCAGCCATGATCACTCCAAAACACTTTGAAAACGTGGACTCCTGTGAG AATTGGCTTCCAAGAAGAGTGATGAGCGCGTGGCGAGTAGCTGGAATATTGCACGCACTGAAAGGCTGGAATGAGCATGAGTGTGGGAACATGATCTTTGATATTGAGAAAGTCTGGAAAGCAAGTCTTGATCACGGTTTTAGCCCATTGACTATGGCTTCTGCTTCTGAATCCAAGGCTTAA
- the LOC107809310 gene encoding very-long-chain aldehyde decarbonylase CER1-like isoform X1: protein MASKPGILTEWPWTWLGNFKYVVLAPYVTHSLNSFFMSEDESKRDMTYLIIFPFLFFRMLHNQIWISVSRYRTAKGDNRIVDKSIEFDQVDRERNWDDQIILNGLLFYYGYTKLEQSHHMPIWRTDGIIMTALLQTGPVEFLYYWLHRALHHHFLYSRYHSHHHSSIVTEPITSVIHPFAEHIAYFLLFAIPLLTTVLTGTASIVSFGGYITYIDFMNNMGHCNFEIIPKWMFSSFPPLKYLMYTPSYHSLHHTQFRTNYSLFMPMYDYIYDTLDKSSDTLYEKSLERQGKSPDVVHLTHLTTPESIYHLRLGFASFASEPYTSKWYFWLMWPVTLWSMMITWIYGHTFTVERNVFKSLNLQTWAIPKYRIQYFMQWQRETINNFIEEAIMEADRKGIKVLSLGLLNQEEQLNNNGELYIRRHPQLKVKVVDGSSLAVAVVLNSIPKGTTQVVLGGHLSKVANAIALALCQGGVKVVTLREEEYKKLKSSLTPEVAINLVPSKTYASKIWLVGDGLSEDEQLKAPKGTLFIPFSQFPPRKARKDCLYFHTPAMITPKHFENVDSCENWLPRRVMSAWRVAGILHALKGWNEHECGNMIFDIEKVWKASLDHGFSPLTMASASESKA, encoded by the exons ATGGCTTCTAAACCAGGCATTCTAACAGAATGGCCATGGACATGGCTTGGGAACTTCAAG TACGTGGTTTTGGCACCATATGTGACTCACAGCTTAAACTCATTCTTCATGAGCGAAGATGAAAGCAAGAGGGATATGACATACTTAATTATATTCCCATTTCTATTCTTCCGAATGCTTCACAATCAGATATGGATATCCGTATCTCGCTACAGAACTGCCAAGGGTGATAACCGAATTGTTGACAAGAGCATTGAATTTGATCAAGTTGACAGAGAAAGAAACTG GGATGATCAGATCATACTTAACGGACTGCTGTTCTACTATGGATACACGAAGCTGGAGCAGTCTCATCACATGCCTATTTGGAGGACAGATGGGATCATTATGACAGCTTTGCTCCAAACTGGTCCTGTTGAATTTCTCTACTATTGGCTTCACAGAGCTTTACACCACCATTTCCTTTACTCTCGCTATCATTCTCATCACCATTCCTCCATTGTCACTGAACCCATTACTT CTGTGATTCATCCATTTGCAGAGCATATAGCATACTTCTTGCTATTTGCCATCCCACTTCTCACAACTGTGCTAACTGGGACTGCTTCAATAGTTTCATTTGGTGGATATATTacttatattgattttatgaataACATGGGGCATTGCAACTTTGAGATCATTCCAAAGTGGATGTTCTCCAGCTTTCCCCCTCTCAAATACTTGATGTATACACCCTC GTATCATTCACTCCATCACACTCAATTTAGAACAAACTACTCGCTTTTTATGCCAATGTACGATTACATTTACGATACACTAGACAAATCTTCAGACACATTATACGAAAAATCACTTGAAAGGCAAGGCAAATCGCCGGATGTGGTGCACCTAACACACCTAACAACCCCAGAATCCATTTACCATCTCAGGCTAGGATTTGCTTCTTTTGCCTCGGAACCTTACACCTCTAAGTGGTATTTTTGGTTAATGTGGCCTGTTACATTGTGGTCTATGATGATTACTTGGATTTATGGTCACACATTTACTGTTGAGAGAAATGTGTTCAAGAGTCTGAATTTGCAAACTTGGGCGATCCCAAAATATCGCATACAA TATTTTATGCAATGGCAAAGAGAGACGATTAACAACTTTATTGAGGAAGCTATCATGGAAGCAGATCGAAAAGGCATAAAAGTATTGAGCCTTGGACTCTTAAATCAG GAGGAGCAACTGAATAATAATGGTGAGCTTTACATAAGAAGGCATCCTCAGCTCAAAGTGAAGGTGGTTGATGGAAGTAGCCTAGCTGTTGCTGTGGTCCTAAACTCTATTCCTAAAGGAACCACACAAGTGGTCCTTGGAGGCCATTTGTCGAAAGTTGCAAATGCGATTGCCCTTGCCTTATGCCAAGGAGGAGTAAAG GTTGTGACATTGCGAGAAGAAGAGTACAAGAAGCTCAAATCAAGTCTTACCCCTGAAGTCGCAATTAATTTGGTTCCCTCAAAAACATATGCTTCAAAG ATATGGCTAGTAGGGGATGGATTGAGTGAAGATGAACAATTGAAAGCACCAAAAGGAACATTATTCATTCCCTTTTCACAATTCCCACCAAGGAAAGCTCGCAAGGATTGCCTCTACTTTCACACACCAGCCATGATCACTCCAAAACACTTTGAAAACGTGGACTCCTGTGAG AATTGGCTTCCAAGAAGAGTGATGAGCGCGTGGCGAGTAGCTGGAATATTGCACGCACTGAAAGGCTGGAATGAGCATGAGTGTGGGAACATGATCTTTGATATTGAGAAAGTCTGGAAAGCAAGTCTTGATCACGGTTTTAGCCCATTGACTATGGCTTCTGCTTCTGAATCCAAGGCTTAA